From the genome of Desulfovibrio sp. JY:
CCAGCAGGGAAAAGACCATGGCCAGGCCAAGGTTGGTGTTGACCGAGACGAGCAGGTCCACGGGAAGCAGGTGGACAATGGAATAGGCGACGGCGATGCCGCCCATGTGCACGCCGACGAAGTTGCAAACTCCCGAGAGCACGACGGCCGTGCGGGCGCGCAGGGATTTGGTGTAGATGACCGTGGCCACGGCATTGGCCGTGTCGTGAAAGCCGTTGACGAACTCGAAGGAGAGAGCGATTCCGAGAGATGCCACCAGGAGAAATATGGTGTGGCCATCGAGGCCGAAGAGGATGTGCATGCCGTACTCCGCGCGCGTTTCCAGTCGGGGAATGCCGACCGGGCGAAGCCGGCCGAGGGGGATTGTGACCTGGGGTGACGGGGACCTGGGAAGTTCCGTCGCATCATGTTCCTTCCACGAGATGCACGAGCGCCTGTCTGGCCTTGAGTTCCTCGGCGGTAAAGAAGAAACCGTGCTTGCCGGCATATTCGATCAGTTCGTCGAGCGGCATGCCGCTGACCATGATCAGGTCGTCCTTGTTTCCACGCAGGTATTCGATAAAGCGATCGATGGCATCCTGGCTCATGCGTACCTCCGGT
Proteins encoded in this window:
- a CDS encoding nitrogen fixation protein, translated to MSQDAIDRFIEYLRGNKDDLIMVSGMPLDELIEYAGKHGFFFTAEELKARQALVHLVEGT